From a region of the Panicum virgatum strain AP13 chromosome 2K, P.virgatum_v5, whole genome shotgun sequence genome:
- the LOC120689297 gene encoding uncharacterized protein LOC120689297, with translation MPRSPSPSPSPSPSPERNLHQPARRRVAAASSQMLHHHHRGGRSPSPPPRRSLRPRRAAAASSRPLVDDFFPFPSSPSSSPSRPRQRRPSPEPSSSDSGADGGGGGSSASDRRRRKLKLVVKLSQLPPDQHHGRAPPPPSYSDDSDGAGEVGGDGSGDEEQVKPPKKRRIEPRADRSRHHEIGGGVRGDPASAPRTKRLPVPGTARTTPLPDRKALEMILEKLQKKDTYGVFAEPVDPEELPDYHDVIEHPMDFGTVRRKLARNAYRSFEQFEDDVFLICSNAMQYNAPDTIYFRQAHSIQELARKKFQELRDEGISIENNHIKIEQKARPNSCNREPVKKPILRYQDDDLDFLSRKEQVKRPNPKNLEGDVIFKDQVKKPVAGAQDESSLSHKERVRKPISRNSDDGLSSSFHKDRPKKLFSKNSEDDLSSSFGKEQVRKAISKNSENDESSAFHKQQVKKTTPQSSKNDLPSKKKHIKKPVCSNREDPDFSSRKERVEDPICTNVEGAGFLSTKRLAEKPISQSSEDLGHCHQELSKKPSRRDGQDNLGNYCNKETAKKPSRMNSQDTMGSDISAATIASVGDGSNGLSMSQANTTEPADCTIANGFLDKDTSSPLDEIRSEKTDDIFAMPSYKSIVVDETRRKTYEEQPSVEFDPVFDIFSTEPKELVNVGLDAEHSYAYARSLARFAGSLGAQGWRIASERIRQALPAEVKYGRGWVGEYEPPLPSILVVNDQSRYVKSSEANVRRNTSLPRDNERLRPAESNNPKDMSLSLPNRITTSSTNVVGVPGPLESPEFKPRIFGVTAEPQHRSTDALSPHANHRGPGNVAKTKRRANDQKRKGSSSSSARPSEMKPQKEASGVPDMPALNRTAGQPRPFFKPAESNRTQQMRKVDSLKSNVPSEMAPQRLECAKGASSGVHDTPSSNGQPKHFFQSQAAAASGVHDIPSSNGQPKHLFQSQVAASSDAHVPSNGQPKHFFQSQGPASSGGHDMPSSNGQPKPFFQPQEATVPQPRNEATWVYHGRPGDGKVGTSNKSRPSTSVGFVNKNQAVNAATFAMNLNGQKNVSDLAKPVGSTAMPGLANIPNRSLDASRNMFSAFPAAARENQSIPPAPSAQSWISFGTSTENKPAIVSPTFLDNNSAWKMPFANVRPSDDMKISAVPQFFRQPVQVVRESPIQNNGLVIFPQLVQPDFMRSQGQPQWQGLVPHMQQKPSKDVLRPDLNIGFPSPGSPPARQSSGINLEAQQPDLALQL, from the exons ATGCCGCGGTCGCCGTCGCCATCTCCGtctccgtcgccgtcgccggagaggAACCTCCACCAACCCGCGCGCCGgagggtcgccgccgcctcgtcccagatgctccaccaccaccaccgcggcggccgctcgccgtcgccgccgccccgccgctcgctccgcccgcgccgagccgccgccgcctcctcccgcccGCTCGTCGACGACTTCTTCCCTTTcccctcctcgccgtcgtcttCGCCCTCCCGCCCGCGGCAGCGGAGGCCGTCTCCGGAGCCGTCCAGCTCCGATtccggcgccgacggcggcggcggcggatcctcgGCCTCCGACCGCCGCCGGCGTAAGCTCAAGCTCGTTGTCAAGCTCTCCCAGCTGCCCCCGGACCAGCACCACGGCCGGGCCCCACCGCCCCCCTCGTACTCGGACGACTCCGACGGGGCTGGGGAGGTGGGCGGGGACGGCAGCGGCGACGAAGAGCAGGTCAAGCCGCCCAAGAAGCGCCGGATCGAGCCGCGCGCCGACAGATCTCGCCATCACGAG ATTGGCGGTGGTGTTAGAGGCGACCCAGCGAGCGCGCCGCGGACGAAGCGGCTTCCAGTGCCAG GGACTGCGAGGACGACTCCGCTGCCGGACCGGAAGGCACTGGAGATGATTCTAGAGAagctgcaaaa AAAGGATACATACGGAGTGTTTGCTGAGCCAGTGGACCCGGAGGAG TTGCCTGATTATCATGATGTGATTGAGCACCCAATGGACTTCGGTACAGTCAGGAGGAAGCTTGCCAGGAACGCATACCGCTCATTCGAGCAATTTGAG GATGATGTCTTCTTAATTTGCAGCAACGCAATGCAGTACAATGCACCTGATACAATTTACTTCAGACAG GCCCATTCCATACAAGAGCTGGCAAGAAAGAAGTTTCAGGAACTGAGGGATGAGGGCATATCCATAGAAAACAACCACATAAAGATTGAACAGAAAGCTAGACCAAACTCCTGCAATAGAGAACCAGTTAAAAAGCCCATATTGCGGTATCAGGATGATGATCTAGACTTCTTGTCCCGCAAAGAGCAAGTTAAGAGACCCAATCCAAAAAATTTGGAAGGAGATGTAATCTTTAAAGATCAAGTTAAGAAACCTGTGGCCGGGGCACAGGATGAGAGTTCTTTATCCCACAAAGAGCGAGTTAGGAAACCCATCTCTAGGAATTCAGATGATGGTTTAAGTTCCTCATTCCACAAAGACCGACCTAAGAAACTGTTCTCCAAAAATTCGGAGGATGACCTCAGCTCCTCATTTGGCAAAGAGCAAGTTAGGAAAGCCATTTCCAAGAATTCGGAAAATGACGAAAGCTCCGCTTTCCACAAACAGCAAGTCAAGAAGACCACCCCCCAGAGCTCAAAGAATGACTTACCATCCAAGAAAAAACATATTAAGAAGCCAGTTTGCTCAAATAGAGAAGATCCAGATTTCTCATCCCGCAAAGAGCGTGTTGAGGATCCCATTTGCACAAATGTTGAAGGTGCGGGCTTCTTATCCACAAAACGGCTGGCAGAGAAGCCCATTAGTCAGAGTAGCGAGGACCTGGGCCATTGCCACCAGGAGTTGTCTAAGAAACCTAGTCGCAGAGATGGGCAAGATAATCTAGGTAACTATTGCAACAAAGAGACTGCTAAGAAGCCATCTCGTATGAATAGCCAAGACACAATGGGTTCAGATATCTCTGCTGCAACTATTGCTTCTGTGGGAGACGGCTCTAATGGCTTGAGCATGTCGCAGGCTAATACTACTGAACCTGCTGATTGCACCATTGCCAATGGGTTTTTGGACAAAGACACTAGCTCTCCATTAGATGAAATAAGATCTGAGAAGACCGACGATATTTTTG CTATGCCTAGCTACAAGTCAATTGTGGTAGATGAGACTAGACGGAAAACTTATGAAGAACAACCTTCAGTGGAGTTTGATCCAGTTTTTGACATATTCTCGACTGAACCAAAAGAGCTTGTTAAT GTTGGGCTTGATGCTGAGCACTCGTATGCATATGCGAGAAGTCTGGCTCGTTTTGCTGGTTCGCTTGGTGCTCAAGGCTGGAGAATCGCTTCTGAGCGCATTCGGCAAGCATTACCTGCTGAAGTAAAGTATGGTCGTGGTTGGGTTGGAGAATATGAGCCTCCATTACCGTCTATTCTGGTTGTGAATGATCAATCTAGATATGTGAAGAGCTCTGAGGCAAATGTGCGAAGGAATACTTCGCTGCCTAGGGATAATGAAAGGCTCAGACCAGCAGAAAGTAATAATCCAAAGGATATGAGTTTGAGTCTACCTAACCGGATAACTACTAGTAGCACTAATGTAGTTGGAGTGCCTGGGCCACTTGAGAGTCCAGAATTTAAGCCAAGAATATTTGGTGTTACTGCTGAGCCCCAACACAGGAGCACTGATGCATTATCACCACATGCCAATCATAGAGGACCTGGTAACGTTGCAAAGACCAAAAGAAGAGCAAATGACCAAAAGAGAAAAGGCAGCTCATCTTCCAGTGCTCGCCCTAGTGAGATGAAACCACAGAAAGAAGCTTCTGGTGTGCCTGATATGCCAGCCCTGAACAGAACTGCTGGCCAGCCTAGACCCTTTTTCAAACCAGCAGAATCAAatagaactcagcaaatgagaAAAGTTGACTCATTAAAAAGCAATGTCCCTAGTGAAATGGCACCACAGCGGCTTGAGTGTGCAAAAGGTGCTTCTTCTGGTGTGCATGATACGCCTTCCTCAAATGGGCAGCCTAAGCACTTCTTCCAGtcacaagcagcagcagcttctggTGTGCATGATATACCTTCTTCAAATGGGCAACCAAAACACTTATTCCAGTCACAAGTGGCAGCTTCTTCTGATGCGCATGTGCCATCAAATGGGCAGCCCAAGCACTTCTTCCAGTCACAGGGACCAGCTTCATCTGGTGGGCATGATATGCCTTCTTCAAACGGGCAGCCGAAACCCTTCTTCCAGCCACAAGAAGCGACTGTACCACAGCCCAGAAATGAAGCGACGTGGGTGTACCATGGACGACCTGGTGATGGGAAAGTTGGAACATCCAACAAAAGCAGACCGTCAACCAGTGTTGGGTTTGTCAATAAAAATCAAGCAGTAAATGCTGCAACTTTTGCCATGAATTTGAATGGACAAAAGAATGTCAGTGACCTTGCAAAACCAGTAGGCTCAACTGCAATGCCTGGCCTCGCAAATATACCAAATAGAAGTCTTGATGCTTCTCGGAACATGTTCTCAGCATTTCCTGCAGCTGCTAGGGAGAATCAGAGCATTCCGCCAGCTCCATCTGCTCAATCATGGATCTCATTTGGTACTTCTACAGAGAACAAACCAGCCATTGTTAGCCCGACTTTCCTTGACAATAATTCTGCTTGGAAGATGCCATTTGCAAATGTTCGCCCTTCTGATGATATGAAAATAAGTGCTGTTCCCCAGTTCTTTAGGCAACCTGTTCAGGTAGTTAGAGAAAGCCCAATTCAAAACAACGGTTTGGTAATATTTCCCCAGTTGGTCCAGCCGGATTTCATGAGATCGCAGGGCCAACCCCAATGGCAAGGGCTTGTTCCCCACATGCAACAGAAGCCGAGCAAGGACGTACTCAGACCAGACCTGAACATTGGGTTCCCGTCTCCAGGTTCGCCACCAGCTCGACAGTCATCTGGCATCAATTTGGAAGCACAACAGCCAGACCTTGCATTGCAGTTATGA